A stretch of Phragmites australis chromosome 12, lpPhrAust1.1, whole genome shotgun sequence DNA encodes these proteins:
- the LOC133887453 gene encoding myb-related protein 308-like, translating into MGRSPCCEQAHTNKGAWTKEEDQRLIAYIKAHGEGCWRSLPKAAGLLRCGKSCRLRWINYLRPDLKRGNFTEEEDELIIKFHELFGNKWSLIAGRLPGRTDNEIKNYWNTHIKRKLLARGIDPQTHRPLNAAPATAPAQQQQQYQLQAQRHLAAAPGHHHQQQDHFAGVLSNSPEACSHSSDDEHRSSTPPPPRHLDIDLNLSISLAPYQPPSEEPNKPPKQEAAATAAGNNVTVCLCLNSLGYRPGVECVCGGGGASSRQEQWARSFLQAAPCYRG; encoded by the exons ATGGGAAGGTCCCCGTGCTGCGAGCAAGCTCACACCAACAAGGGCGCCTGGACCAAGGAGGAGGACCAGCGGCTCATCGCCTACATCAAAGCCCATGGCGAGGGCTGCTGGAGATCGCTTCCCAAAGCCGCAG GGTTGCTGAGGTGCGGGAAGAGCTGCCGGCTGCGGTGGATCAACTACCTGAGGCCGGACCTGAAGCGCGGCAACTTcactgaggaggaagacgagctCATCATCAAGTTCCACGAGCTGTTCGGAAACAA GTGGTCGCTGATCGCCGGGAGGCTGCCGGGGAGGACTGACAACGAAATCAAGAACTACTGGAATACTCACATCAAGCGGAAGCTCCTCGCCCGCGGCATCGACCCGCAGACCCACCGGCCGCTCAATGCCGCACCCGCCACCGCTCcggcacagcagcagcagcagtaccaGCTGCAGGCGCAACGGCACTTGGCCGCTGCTCCAGGCCATCACCACCAGCAGCAGGATCACTTTGCCGGAGTTCTGTCTAACTCGCCGGAGGCGTGCAGCCACAGCAGCGACGACGAGCACCGGtcctccacgccgccgccgccgcggcaccTCGACATCGACCTCAACCTGTCCATCAGCCTAGCGCCCTACCAGCCGCCGTCCGAGGAGCCCAACAAGCCACCGAAGCAAGAAGCGGCGGCGACCGCAGCAGGCAACAATGTGACGGTATGCTTATGCTTGAACAGCCTCGGGTACCGGCCGGGCGTCGAGTGcgtctgcggcggcggcggcgcctcctccaGGCAGGAGCAATGGGCTCGCAGCTTTTTGCAAGCAGCGCCCTGCTATAGAGGCTAA